The Neodiprion virginianus isolate iyNeoVirg1 chromosome 5, iyNeoVirg1.1, whole genome shotgun sequence genome contains a region encoding:
- the LOC124305673 gene encoding pentatricopeptide repeat-containing protein 2, mitochondrial-like: MARNIQSLLRTTLNVFNKSITQNICVSGTRTLYAATVLGLDSYQKQRQNVEQQFLSMSDKFREKMVSFVDGESKNMVFTEDLKNMLHLANDNPTDLELLSKMLIKFNKQNKELRFGSFVFGPVVMRTYYYLDKTDEALAAFNNPELEGFFNQVVSCQILMDLLYNHGRYAEIRQVFDTIESKNILGTSFPKDVVVLVFAACYKENSTESFEYALNCYQKLKMRGNYLVRRAATFFAGLALKQGRPEITAEVMFNEKQFNYVSVRLLKVAALSDLDRLDDVLPILRNSLSNDRISQVKHLYPIEVLDKVQKAIERAQLDENDPMVTVLRQLKSNDHIETKTLDDVLCTTIIGRIKDQGQYKTPANFRTRAYNPSERTRRPYNEYQRTGLKDLV; encoded by the exons TTAGGGTTGGACAGTTATCAAAAACAACGTCAGAATGTTGAGCAGCAATTTCTTAGCATGAGCGATAAATTCCGTGAGAAAATGGTATCCTTTGTTGATGGGGAGTCGAAGAACATGGTATTCACAGAAGATCTGAAGAATATGTTACATTTAGCAAACGATAATCCGACTGACTTGGAACTGCTTTCGAAAATGTTAATCAAATTTAACAAACAGAATAAGGAATTGAGATTTGGCTCATTTGTATTTGGACCCGTCGTTATGCGTACTTATTATTACTTAGACAAAACCGATGAAGCGTTGGCTGCCTTCAATAATCCTGAATTGGAAGgatttttcaatcaagtaGTCAGCTGTCAGATCCTAATGGATTTGTTGTACAATCATGGAAGATATGCTGAAATCAGACAAGTATTTGATACTATTGAGTCCAAGAACATCCTGGGTACTAGTTTCCCAAAAGATGTTGTCGTCTTAGTTTTTGCAGCGTGTTACAAAGAG aaCTCCACCGAGAGTTTCGAGTATGCTTTGAACTgttatcaaaaattaaaaatgaggGGTAACTACTTAGTCCGTAGAGCTGCCACATTCTTTGCAGGACTTGCCTTGAAACAAGGAAGACCCGAAATCACAGCAGAGGTTATGtttaatgaaaaacaattcaattATGTCTCGGTCAGACTCCTCAAGGTTGCAGCTCTGTCGGATCTTGACAGGCTCGACGATGTATTGCCAATACTGAGAAATTCCCTGAGTAATGACCGCATATCTCAGGTCAAGCATCTTTACCCGATAGAAGTG tTGGATAAAGTTCAGAAAGCCATAGAGAGAGCACAGTTAGATGAGAATGATCCCATGGTGACTGTACTCAGGCAATTAAAGTCAAACGATCACATCGAAACAAAA ACATTGGATGACGTTCTTTGTACGACAATAATTGGTCGCATTAAGGATCAAGGGCAGTACAAAACTCCTGCAAATTTCAGAACTAGAGCATATAACCCAAGTGAAAGAACACGTAGACCATACAACGAATATCAACGGACTGGTTTGAAAGACCTAGTTTAG